A window of Spirochaetota bacterium genomic DNA:
CCTTCCACTTCTAAGACCTTCATCGTGAACCTCCTTTAAGTAAATTTGAATAATTCATGTATTGATTAGTAAAAAATATCATTTGTTCTGTTTCAATCTCAGTTGATAATCTTTATAGTCTCCTCATAAATGAGAAGCGATTCAATTAGCTTTACTCTCCTTTTTGGTTATTATTATCTGATGAAATATCTGTAATATGTTTTGCAATGCCCAATATAAGACCAATCCGGATGGCATGTTCCAGAATATGTATAAAAGTATAAGAGGCATTATCATCATTAATTTCTGTTGTTGGCTAGTCCCCTCTGTTGAAGTCATCTTCTGTTGAATAAATGTAGTTGCAGTCATTATAAGCGGCAGTATATTTATATTGAAGCCCTTTATTTCAAACACTGTATCCGGTAATGAAAGGTCATTTATCCATAGTATGAATGGTGCCTGCCATAGCTCAATCGAGTTTATTAGGGCGCTGTATAGAGCGAAGAAAAATGGCATTTGTAACAGTAATGGCAGACATCCCCCTAAAGGATTTATCTTCTCCTTTTTGTATAACTCCATCGTCTTCTTGTTGAGTACCGTTGGATTATCCTTATGTTTTTCTTTTAATTCATTTATTTGTGGACCCAAGGCCTGCATCTTTTTCATTGATTCTGTAGACTTTTGAGTCAATGGAAGGAGCAGTATCTTTGTAAGAATGGAAAAGATAACAAGCGACCACCCCAGATTCCCTACAAATATATTGATCTTCATGAGACACCATAGCAAGAAGTCACGCAAAGGCTCTATCCAGCTGCTAACATCCGCTGCGTCAATAATTGATGTCTCTACTGTCTTGAGTTTCTCTTTGTCCTTTTCTCCAATATAGACCTTAAAGGACTTTGTTAACTTCTCTCCTTGATCAATAGCCTTCATGGGGATATACATACCTGTCCTATAACCTGTATTCTCCCTGGAATCATAGATCACGCCTGTTCCAATGAATTTCTCAGGTATAAGTATCAATAAAAAATACCTGCTCATTACACCTACCCATTTCGTTTCACCTGATTCCCTCTCAAGTATACCACCCTTTGAAAAGAATCCACCTCCCTTGGAACCCTTTTCAAAGTCCCCATTCAAGAAATATATGCTATTCAATGAATTATAGGTGTTGCTGAAGTCCATATTTGGCCCAATAAAATCTGAGGGTGATACAATAATATACCCATTAGGAAATACGAATTCCTTCTTTCCAATATTAGTGAATGTATATTCTATTCTAAAAAAATATCCCTCATCATTAAAAATATAGGCCTTCTCCACGTGAAGAGAACTTCCATTAATAGAAAGAACAGTATTGAATATAATCTTTTTATTAATTATCCGATAATTCCAAATAGCTTTCTCTAAATTATTGCCGCTAAGAAATTCGTCTTCGCTGAAATGGATGGGGAAATCAAAATACCCCTTTGCATTATTACGATTATTGACAATTAATTCTATGTTTCTCTCATTGTATTTAAGGCTATTGATTTCTCCGCCCAAATTGGATAATTGTGTAGAGT
This region includes:
- the yidC gene encoding membrane protein insertase YidC, with translation MERNMIIAILLSLALWVFWLNFINKPLPPASDQELSQKELQVEKEIKKIEIERPEVHRQIKIHPTTTKTAKNVEIDSKVYSTQLSNLGGEINSLKYNERNIELIVNNRNNAKGYFDFPIHFSEDEFLSGNNLEKAIWNYRIINKKIIFNTVLSINGSSLHVEKAYIFNDEGYFFRIEYTFTNIGKKEFVFPNGYIIVSPSDFIGPNMDFSNTYNSLNSIYFLNGDFEKGSKGGGFFSKGGILERESGETKWVGVMSRYFLLILIPEKFIGTGVIYDSRENTGYRTGMYIPMKAIDQGEKLTKSFKVYIGEKDKEKLKTVETSIIDAADVSSWIEPLRDFLLWCLMKINIFVGNLGWSLVIFSILTKILLLPLTQKSTESMKKMQALGPQINELKEKHKDNPTVLNKKTMELYKKEKINPLGGCLPLLLQMPFFFALYSALINSIELWQAPFILWINDLSLPDTVFEIKGFNINILPLIMTATTFIQQKMTSTEGTSQQQKLMMIMPLILLYIFWNMPSGLVLYWALQNILQIFHQIIITKKESKAN